The Sminthopsis crassicaudata isolate SCR6 chromosome 5, ASM4859323v1, whole genome shotgun sequence genome contains the following window.
ACCAATCGAAATCAGTTATACCTTGTGAtagctataaaaaataaaatactccacacacacaaaaactagGATAgttcaaaaccaaaaaacaactaGCCTAAGTCTAAATAagtagagataatttaagaattatctgactccctgaaaactgattaaaaaaaaactggacatAATACTTAATAATACTAAATGAAAATTACTGATTGATTTGTTagaccaaaacaacaaaaacagaaaaaaaaaaatctaccaatcatctCCCGAAAGGAGTCCCAAAAGAAGTATCAAGAATTTGATAACCAAAATTCAGAACTTTCACATCAAAGAAAGAATACTGAAAGCACTTTGAAATAGTTCAAGCACCAAGAACTACAGGAGAAACCATAACTGACAGCTTTTactaaaaaatgaatgatattccaaaaggcaaaagagataGACTTATAGGCAACAATAACTTATCCTACAAAGATGAATATAATCTGAGTAAAAAATAGACCTTTAATGGTAGAGAAtttctgatgaaatcacaagaatttctgatgaaaagacgaGAGCTTAGTAGAAACTCTGAAATACTAACACAAGAGtccagagaaacctagaaagataCACTTATCTGAGTAATTGTAGGGAACTCTAAGATGGGATAAAATGTTAATGAACATATACACTCTTGGACAGGGCcatttcaagattctttttatgTAAATGTGTTTATTCTTAAACTGATGTTGACATACTGACACTGATATTgccatattccaaagagatccaagacaaagaaaaaggaaccatacatacaaaaatattgcacctcttttgtggtggcaaagaatgggatAATAGatgggatgctcatcaattgggaaatgactgagcaagttatgaatatgatggaattctattgtactgttaagaaatgataaaaatttagaaagacttgtatgaactaatgcacagtaaagtaagaaaaattagtaaacctatatatatacactaacaatcattgtaaagataatcaactctgaaagaCATTAATTCTGACAaacacaatgaccaaccatgtttccaaaggactcatgataaaacatGCTGTTAACCAACTGATAAGAAAGCTGAGATTCAATGCAAACTGAAGgttcattccttcctccctccctcactcaaatggCTAAGCCTagaatttgttttgtatgactctATACACTTataatgggttttatttttcatgttctcAACAGGTAGGGAAGTGAAGGGGGGTAAGTTTGAATTCAGAGCTTAAAATAACATAAAGatgaattttaagagaaaaaaatgagacaggaGGACCAATTAGAAGGCTCCTATGATAGTTTTCCTAAGTTAATGAAGGTCTGAAATAGGGTGATCTGTAGCTAGAAAGAGATAAATGTGAGACACATAGAGAAGTATCAACAAGACTTGACAGTTGTAAgggaacaaaaggtaaagagccATGGATCAATCAAACAACAAGCATCTGAGCCTATTATGTGCCATGGAAAATGAATTCTAGATTGCAAATCTAGATCATCAAGATAGTAATGCCTTAAAAAGAGAAGTTAGAAGTAGGAGTAAGTTAGGGAAAAAGATAATGGGTTCTGtttttggacatgctgagtttgagatacATATAAGACATTTAGGTGGAGATAACCAACTTGATTTGGACAGTCGCAGACTGGCAGAAAAGAACTGTTGCCTGGATATATAGTTTGGAGAATTGTCTGCACAGCTAAATTCATGGGAtttgatgagatcactaagatagtatagagggagaagaggaaaaggcaCACCTATGAACAGCTTCCAACTGTTCAAACAAGCTGTTGATTCTGAAAAACTGGAAACAGATCCAAGTAATGACAATGTTCAACTGTCACCATTTTTTAGATAAGCTTTAACTTATGTAACATAGTCCCCAAACTGAAAAGGTCAGATGAATCTTGAAACCATGTCAGTATACAAGCACAAGAGGACATGGGAGCAAAGGGCAATACCAACTTGGGGCATAAGTTTATCTTCAAAAGCTACATACAGgggtacagtagataaagcaccagccctgaaatcaggagaacctgagtttaaatctggcctcagacacttaaaacttaatagctatgtgaccctgggcaagtcacttaaccccaaaagTCAAGTTCAAATCTAGGTTCAGACATTTACCTTGGGTAGCTAAGCTAtgtgaaaaagcaaaaacaaaatattttacaaaatgcaTTTGATGTAATTATACTTCCTCTTTAGGAGAGGGCtgggtggaagggagggagaaaaatatggaacacaaggtttttgaaaactatctttgcacatattttgagaagaaaaagatactattttttaaaaagaaaaacagctttaaaaattctattctaaCAAAATGTCTCAATGCATACACTAAAATCATACAAGATTCCATGATAGATAAGAGTCATGGACATAACTCTGAAAAGTGCTCTGAATAGTGACATCAACTGAGGTTTAAAAGCATGTTCCTTCAAGGATTGCCAGTGTCAAGATGCAGTTATCTTGAGGTTCTCCAGAGGCTCCCATTTACAGATGATATTGTATTGAAGGCACTAAAAGCCCAGAATACAAAAGTGATccctaatgaaaacaaaaatagtacCTAAAAGAGACAAACCACCAGGAAAAACAAGTAGATGAAGAATGAATATTTTCCCGATTTATAACATTCAGTTGCACAGACAGCCCCCAGAATTAATCTCTCATTATGTATCTGCCTTGAAAATGCATTGGAGATAGCCCAAATGAGTTTGGTCCTGAATTGAAAAGGAAGTTTAAGAGTGTGTTGAATTGTAATGGGGAAGATAAACTGTACTTTCTATAGTCCCAAACTGCTCCCTGCCAaaagtctttctttttgttgGCAATTGTTTTCAGATGATGTTGTATGTATGAATCACGGAACTCTACAATCTCAAAAGAATCCACATTCAAATGACCCAAAGTGTAGTGAAAAGATGCATGGTAGGCAAAAGTAAAGCGCTGCATATTAATTACCAATGGAGTCTTTAAAGTAAGAAGTCGTATAATATAATAGACTGCTACACTAGTActctgaaatattaaaaaaagaactgaggCAATGCTTCCAACCCATTGGTAGATGAgctatgaagaaatggaaaaacaaagaaaagaactgCACATGATTAAAAGATGGCAATTGGTACCATGGAGGGAGCACTCAGATTTGATGAAGCCACAGTTCTGAGTTTTTATCTTCCAGTAAACTAAGGACAAACCCCAGAAGAGGcatatctctgcttttttctgAATCTCTCAACAAAGTCCAAGACAACTCTATACACAGAGGGTTACTTTATATGTGATAACTGCCCATTCAAGGACATATAATGCCCAGTGAAAGATAGTCATCAGAGcaagatgggaaaaaataatattcctgcACTCAAACCCAGAACCCATGGCCTCACCCTGTTTCATGGCATGCTTTTCCTGCAGAGCTGGCTGAATTTTTTCCATCTGCTTAGTGAGGAAGTCAATCTTCCTCTTGAAGAAGTCTTTAGCATCATCTGCTGACTGCCAAAGGAAAGAAGTTAATGATTCTCAAGGACTCTCAGGAAGAGGTATCCCCACTGTCAATAATGCTGTATCTTACCCAACTTACCTTCTCCACATAGTAGCCAGTTCCTACATCAATGAGAACATGCTCCACATCATGTAGCTTCCCAGGTACATACATCTGAGGGGTAAGGATTAAGGAAAGGGCTAGCCCAACCTGGGATACCTTCAATCCCTGCTTAAAAACCATGAAACCACATGACAGTAAACCAGGGGTTCTGAATAGAGAGATGTTTTCTCAAGGGTTTCTCTGTGAACAGAGAACCCTCAGAAACTATAGAGAAAGTGCCTGGTTACTGATAATTCCAACCCCACAGTCTCACAATCAAAAGCCAATTCATTTGTTAATGTTTATCCCATTAGCAATCACAGACTGATAAAGGATTACTTTCCACAAGCCCATCATACATATGGGAAGTAAataagtggcacagtagacagagcaccaattcaaatttagcctcagatactaactgtgatcctgggtaagttacttgacttttttgctttgctttatctttaaaatgagctgaaatgacaaaccaattcctttgccaagaaaacctcaaatggagttacgtagagttggacatgactaaccACCACcaagaataaaatcaaaaccTCATTTTCTCAACTCACCAGCAACTTGGCTCCTAATTCACATATAAATTATCCCAGGCAACTTTATCTTCCATCTGTAGCTCTCTCAGTCTATTACACTACAGAACCTTTTCCCTATAACCCTTCTAATACAGCGCCAAGAATAACCTATTGAAGTGCAGAGGCATAATGGAATAGTTGATCTCAAATTGTAAAGTAATACACAAAAatgtcttcttcctctcctcatttctatttctctgtgaTTTGTACATAGTTTAtaacttattttgttttactaACAAGCTCCTAAGAGACAAGGACATTGCTTGCAGTCAACTGTAGCAATCCTGTGGTAGCAGGAAACATTCTTATACTCAGTCTGGTCCATGGACCCCAGCACTCAATGGGCCAGCAAAAATTTGAATCAGAATTAACTCTTTCCCTTCCCACTGGCCACCAGAACTTAAAGCTCTGAGGAAGGCTGAGGTTAGATAATGGCAGAATAACTGGAAACATCATCTAGTACCATATGAGGGAGGTGTTTTCTCCATCAAATATGGAAAGGACTCTGCCCAAGAAACCAAAACCTTTTTCtaaatgggaaggaaaacaacAGTCCCCGGCGGGAAGGATACAGAACTGGTCAATGGGACGAGCAATTCTTTCCCTGTGAAGGTAACAGAGATAAACATCTGGGGAGGCAATCAGGTCTACGGACAAAACCCAAAAAGGACTATTGATAGCAACAAGTGAGGTGGTAGGAAAAGAGGAGGATATTCAGAagttaaaatgtaaaagaaattgaaggactTTGATGTGCGAGGAGAGGAGACAAAAATTGAGGTCTGAATAGTCACTTATCAAATTTAGGGTGAAGGGTGGCAACGCAAAACTCTGTCCACCCCTTGCCTTCTCTCCTAGAACTCCCCTTCCTCCCAGGCTGCctactcctccttcctccccagccCAATCCCCTCCCGCCCCAGGCTGCCCCTCCCCCATACCCTCGTTGTTCTTGTTCAGCACATTCAGACACTCCTTGGCCTCCACGTACTTGGTCTGCACCACCTTGAGCTGCGCgatggaagaggagagaaacTCCACCTCCTGTAAGGGGGGAAATAAGGATGAGGAGAGGGCCAGCTGAGAAGTCGGGGCTGCGCTGGGCTGGGGTCCGGGGCCCGGTCTCACCTGGTCCAGCTGGTTCTTGAGCAGCTCCAGCTGCGGCAGCGACAGCTCCGTGATGTTCACCGACTGCGCCATGTTGGGAGGCTGGGCAAGGGCGGGGCACGCCGAGCGTGGGACACGCTCTAGACTCCCGCCCGGTGCGTCTCTATGGCCCTATAGCCGCCGCTCCGCCGACCCTCTCTATGGTTCCCGGACGCCGGCCCCTCAGTGAGGGCTTCGGGGTCTGGGCGCTTGTCCCTCCGCTCCTCCCGGTCTGGCCCAGCGGCTGGAAAAGCCGAGCGCCGCCCCGTCCCGTCCCGTCCCGTCCCCGGCTACAATGTATCCAGCATGTAGCCCTGCACCGTGCGGGATAGAAATAGCGTAAGTCAGCTAGCGGCCAGCCAAATTATTGGGCTCGGAGCGGGCCCGCTTCTCTGTGAGAGGCCATCCCCGCCTGCCACAGGCAAAGGACCAAGTCACCCAGGGGTGTGTGACCGGAGAAGGGAGGGTGGCAGGATGGACCGAACTGACCGAGCCAGGAAGTCCTGGGTTCGAGTGCTGGCTGTAACATTAGGGTCAAGCCCTAGCTTTCTAGCCCCCTGGCAATGGCCTAAGACTCCCAAGAGGCCGGTTTTTCTTAGATGAAGGATTTCCTTGGTGACTTGCACAGCCCACTAATGTGGACTTCTCCAGACAGTGCTCGGCACATCCGGAAACCCCTTACTGGATGACTGAAAGCACATTGTATCACAATCCGGGAAGTGAAGGTTACTATTGCCTGGGTTGCCGAATGGCCCACCCACTCTGAAGGCAACTTTGTGGTACTTTTGACATCTGAGGCAGAGAAACAGCCTGGCCTTCGAAAGGCTCCTTCAACTGCCACGGACCCTACCCCCCATCCCCTATCATCCTTTCCTGTCTCCTTCCCAGAAACATTTTCTGTTGGGAGAGTTAGACCCATTCATCTCTAAAGCCAATGCCACTGCCCCCcccctttcactttctcttcttaaATGTTGGCCTGTAtgttaaatgaagaaaacaggCACAAAAAGAGCCCACAGGTCACAGAAATGTCCAGTACAACGCTCGTTTGTCAAAACACCATCAAAGGTGCAAGATGAAGGGCAGAGAAATGTTTTCAGCAATTTCTTCATATAAACCAGACACAATAAAGCTTAAATAACAACTTTATTAAATGAGTAAAAACAcatataaacattgaaaaaaaaagggcaaaaaaaccCAGAGGTAAacactataaaatactttttttttttcttatcactgGAGGGAGACAGGCAAGCCATAAGCTACCGGTGCAGCACCAATGAGGTATTTGAGTCTGGGAGCTTGGCGAGCCTGGATGATATAGGAGAGGAGGGGAGCTCCTGAGCCAGCCTCCAGCCAACCCTGAAGCAGCGCTTCTGTGTAGCggtctatttctctgtctgtcaCATCCCACAAGTTTCCCAAGAACAGGGGACTaggagaatagaagaaaaagaggttaATTTAGAGGCCTGGGGTAGATTTATAGATAGAAaacctaaaaggaaaaaaaaaaacacttggcaGTTTATTTGGGGACAGAATTGGAGCAAAAGGAAAGGTGGATCGATCATAGGAGAGCTCTGAGCATGGGAGTAAGGGAAGAATCAACTCAGTTACAACTCAGAATTTCAAAGCTGAAGTGTGTATGAAAAAGGCTAATGAGAGCTAATTGTGGGAATGGGGGAACtgtgaggggagagaagggagaaaatgagggataagagggagagaaagagaggagctGGGGCAGAATTATTTCTCCAGACTCAATCCCCCCAGTTAAAACTCACCAGCCTGCAATCATGTACTTTAGAACGATGCCAGCCCCTTCCAGGTTCCCATGTACGGCCAGGGCAGCACTGCTACATCCAAACAGTAAGGCTACTGCTCGGCAGTTGAGCCGCTGAATTGCTTGTCCATCCAGGAAGGAGGCACCAGCCCCATGTCCTGCATAACTGATGCAGAAGTGGAATAAGCCTGTGATCAAGTTTCTATTATTTAAACTACTCTTTCATTGGATTGCCCTATATTGCCAATCATTTTTTTCTGCAAAACTTTTCTCAGTAAGTTCTGAAGCTTCAACTTTCAAAAGATCCCCACAAGAAAGAGCAATAGGACCCACCCATTCTTATCCCTTCAGGGCCCTCTTTCTATCCCAAATACTCACATATATAGATCATGCTCTGTCAAGGCTGCCTGAACCTGTTCTTGGGTTGGGGCCTCACCAACCAGCCCCTTCCAGCCAGCCTCACTGTAGAGAGGAACAAAATGTAAGTAGAAAAAGTATAAATACCAAAGaggtaagtgaaaaaaaaaaaaaaaaaatttccctgccCTTCCCACTAAGTCAGGTATCCCTGCCAAGTGGCCCCTTGGACATTCCATGTTCTCATCCCACCTGCAAAATCTGGCTCGGAATCGATCTTCTGTGCTTCCTAGATTGTTCTGCGGGTTCAAGATGTAGAAGGTATTTTGTGGATTCACTCCCCTATTTAACACTGATGAAGCCTGGGTCTGCATCAATAAGATGAATGTTCATTATCCCTCcaaatgacaagaacaaataacttAACGTTTTAAGTTATGATTCTGTTGTCTTGCCACAACTTTAGGTAGATACtagaaatatttccattttgtatatGGGATCAGGTCCTAATAGAATGATCTTGAACTGATATCTtctaaaaaaatactataagGAAGTGTCCCTTGTGACAGCAGAGGGCAGCAGAAACCTTCACAGGAGCCAGCAGCCAAGGAAGAACCCAACTCTTAGGATAAAACACAGACAAATGTGGAGAAAAGATTTAAGAGTGGGAAAGAATGGACTACCAAAATGATGAGACCTATGAGGGCTGAGAAAAAAACTCAAGAATAAGCAAAGGGGTCTTAAGTCAGATTAGGTGGGCAGGTGAGGGTGACAATGTTAAAAGAAATGGATACCTGGTAATAGTTTCAATGGCTCGAGAATTGGAATCCAGGTAGGCAGATGGTCAGATTCAGATCTGGCCAGGACTGCAACATTTCCACTTCCTTTCAAGCACATCATGATTTTACATCCTTGGAATGTGCTAACTATATGCCCCATCACACAACTTTGGGTACTGGGACTTAAGTGATCGGATCATAGTCCAACAACTCAAAGCTAAATTTCTGCCCCATATCACTAGGAAACAATCAGGGAGCAAAGGAACCAGGTCCAGCTGATAAAATCATCTATTAGGACAAGGACAAGAGTCAAAACTGGGATGGACAAAGTCCACAACCCTGAAGGAATAATTCTAAATAAGGGTTGAGTAGCTGTTTAACTCCAAAAAGGGTGAATACCCTGATACAATGCTTACTATATGTTTATGGCAACTGGAGAGAGTGAATTTAAAGCATGGAAACTACCAAATAAAATGCCTAATTTATTAGCTATCTGAAGGTGTGCCAGACGTCAGCGATTAATCTGAACAATTTTGGGGTTGGTTACTTGGCATTTTCTAGATAGCACCACCACAAAGACGGCCTTGATGATTAGAAGCCATTTCTCATTCTCAGTATCATATGATACTGTTTAGCTGTGATGTTTAAAAGTCTGCAAATGCACAGCAGACAGGAAGTGATGCAAATTGCTGCACTAAAGTATTGTGATCTAGTTCAATAAAGATagggaagaaataatttttgatatttagaTAATTGTATTCTTGGATTCAGGCAGAAGGGATGGCTTCCtacatagaaaagaaaatcaggCTTGAGGAAGGAATTAAAGCCCCACAAATCAGTCTTGAGGCAGGGCTCAAGGCCTTGAATACCAGAGTATTCCACCCATCAGAGAGTTATGGACAAATTAAGTTCAGGTGTCAGCTTGTAGGTCCTTTTTACATATAGTACTATATcataattccaattttttctagtGAACTTAAACTTTTCCAGTTAGTacttattttgcttctgacaaaAGAAAGTATACAGGCCTGGTCCCTAGTTTAAGGTTCCATTTGGTACCACAATCCCTTCTCAAGTTTCATAGTTCTCAAGCAATTTATAATTGAACACAATGGGGACATCACAGAAACCAACTCCAGCACTCTTAGCATGCAATATGATTTTCCATAAGGACCCCTTTTTTATGGGAATTAAGTTAGAGGCCTTAAACAGATTTAGTCACTGCAGAATCAGAGCTCTCCAATATTCTCCTATATTGATCCACTCACTTAGTACACAGATAGACAACTGAAACTGTGGCAAAGGCTGGCTACCAAACAATTTCTGCCCAAACTTCAGATTTTAACAGGGTCAATCCCAAACATATTGAGTGATAAGTAGGAATTCAGGGTGAAGTTCTTTTCCAgatattttttctattcctacCCAAATTGTGTTTTTCAGCCTGCAATGTATGGAAGCACCCACAACCATAAGATGAGGCTGGTATTATCAAAATTTGGAGAGAATCTGGATTCTTTCCAGGGATTAATAAGGAACTCTTAAGAAATATTAGAGGAGTTCAGGCTTTATTGATGACAATCATTCAAGGAGCCTAATGAAGATacacaataaaagaaaaacagtagGAAATCTTAAGCGACAGCCCAGGGGAAAGGAGACCAGGAAAATGAGGAGGTGCAGGTCAGACCCAGAAGAGAAGCAGacaaaaaagagattcaaggtatAGGCAAGGGAGCTTAAAAACAGGACAGGTAGATGGAGGCCCTGAATCTTGGACAAGAAAACAGAACTGAGTCGGGCGGGAGATACCCCATCAGAGGGAGAATCCATAAGACTGATCAATCTGGGGCTACTGCTGACCTTTGGATGATTTTACCTGTATTTGGAATCTCTACTCCTTTAGGTTCTTAGAGACTTTTCTGCTAAGCCTGATAAGTGAAGCCTATATTAGAATCCTAGCAGCTATGCTTCTATCcattaatgtttaaaattgtctGAGTCAGATAAACCTTCAGTAAAATATTTAAACTCCTCTCATCCTCAAGCCTCAGATCCTTTCTCACTTTCCCCCAAGCACATGGACCCTCCCTTTTCAGGTTTCCCCCAAAATTATCCTTTGCTCCTACCTCTCTGATAAGGGAGTAACTGAGCAGGAATCGGAGTGAGGGCAGCCTAGTGACAGGCTGTGCCCGAAGACTGGGAATGTTCTCCCAGGGCAGCTTCTGCAAATCCtgagaagaaaacagaagttaCTATTCTGATCTGGACCTTGCTGGAAGGGAAGAACCCTCTTATAAGAATACAGTCTCACAGACTGAAGTCAGCAAGTCTATCAGGTTTCTTACCCCTCACCTTATCCAATACCAGTACTAGGTGTCCATTACTCTCCCCAGTCTGGCCTTTGCAACGTTCAATGGCCTCCTGTAGTAGCTGCTGAGCTTTTTCTGGCTGGGCCTGGCATAGACCATTGGCTAATGCCTGAACGTCCTGAGGGGAAAGGGTATGGGCAGCACCCAAAACCACCTGCAGGAAAAAATCAGTTATAGTTTCACTTAAGGAAATATGGGACTGACCTCCAGATCAGATTCCTCTACTCTACCTGACTTTTAACCAACCCCTTTCTCCTTAACTCACCTGCAGCAAGGTAGGGTCAGGAGATTTCCAGCCACATTGCCCTAGTGAGTCCTTTAAAGAGGAAGCCTCTTGGGTCAGGCTTGGACTCCCAGTGAAGGGTACCAGCATCCCTTTCCAACAGCCTAGTACATGTTTCTCTAGGGAAGTGATGAGGTCCTAAATGGGGGTGAGGGAGAAGTGAAGATAAATTATACTGCAGAAATAGAACtctgagaacattttttttttgtgatacttGTACCCACATATCTTTCCTCTTAATTgtaatagatgagaaaaaaaatttcccctttttttattgCCAGGAGAAGCTTAATAAGAATTGAGggaaataagaatgatataaatattaaatacaggATTGCTTGGTAAACTTACACAGTCAATTCATtaagggtagctagatggcacagtggatagagcactggccttggagtcagaggacccaaCACTTAACTCACTAGATATATgacttggacaagtcccttaaccccaaaaacaaaataattaatcgGCCATTAACAATATATTGATCTTCTCAACTacaaaagacttggttcttctcagtggtcaggaattcaaagcaatcccaataggctttggacagaaaatgccatctgcatccagaaaaagaactaaggagatcaaatgtaaatcaacatgctatgttcatttttttttttctgttttttatctttcccatgttttttcctttttgctctaatttttctcccccaacatgattcataaagcaatgtgtattaaaaataaaaagtaaaataccaaaaaaaaaacccccccaacaaaacaattcattgatcttcaaaGTAaattcttaacaaaaaaaaaaaaaaaaattctccatacaccaaaatatttatagcagcaagtttttaggaaaataaagaattgaaaaagtgGATTCCCACCAAGtgggaaatggataaacaaattgtgatatatgaatgtagtggaatattactGGGCTATATATGGAAAAtccagagaaacctggaaagatcaACATGAACTCatacagagtgaaataagcagagcctTACCAACACCAACATAGACAGGGATTATAATAATGGAAACAACTatcacaaaacaaaagaaaatgttgtaaaacCAACACAGTCAAGATTAGCTTGGGAACAATTTTTACAGTCAATATTTCtgatttatttccaaaatatatagactaactcaaaattataagaatattaaGTCATTCCCTAAccaataatcaaaagatatgaataactttcagatgaacaaattaaaagctatttatgaaaaaatcctcaaaatcactattgattagagaaatgcaaattaaaacaattatgaggTGCTATTTCACACCTCTGAGAttcgttaagatgacaggaaaagatgataaatgttgtaggaaaattgggatactaatgtgTTGTTGGTtaagctgtgaactgatccaatcattctggagatcaatttggaactatgcccaaaggacccTAAAATTGTGCATACAgtacagtatctttttttttttttttaaataaaagatagctttttatttttccaaatacatgcaaacatagtttccaacattcacctttgcaaaaccttgtgttgcaaatttttctccctccctactttcttccttcttcccctagacagcaagcaatatttaaacatgtgtaattcttttaaacattttcatatttatcatgctacgcaagaaaaatcagatcaagagattaaaaaaaaaaaaaaaaaaaaaaaaaagagagagaaaaaatacaagcaaaaacaacaaccaagAGAGGTGAAGATACTATACTTTGGTcctacatttagtctccatagttctctctctgaatgcaaatggctctttccattacaaatctattggaattgccttgctGAAAAGAGGcaaattcatcacagttgatcatcacataatcttgtggctatgtacaatgttttcttggttctactcacttcacttagcattagttcatgtaagtccttctaggcttttctgaaatcgtcctgctgaccatttcttatagaacaataatttttcattccattcatataccataacttattcagtcattccccaaccaatggggcattcactcaatttctagttctttgtcactacaaaaaaggctactataagtatttttatacatgtagggcctttttccttttttataatctcttggggatatagaccccagtagtgatactgctggatcaaagggcatgcacaaacatggaatattattgttctataaaaaatgatgagcagactgatttcagaaaagcctagaaggacttacatgaactaatgctaagtgaagtgagtagaatcaagaaaacattgtacatagccaCAAGActatgtggtgatcaactgtgatggacttggctcttctaaGCAATGTAGTGATTCAAGACAACTTCAAtatatttgggatggaaaatactcatctcatctacatccagagagagaactaatagATCTGACTGAATGGATTGAAGcatgtattttcacctttttttttttttttttggcttgtatatttactttttctttctcatgtttttttttccccc
Protein-coding sequences here:
- the PFDN5 gene encoding prefoldin subunit 5, producing the protein MAQSVNITELSLPQLELLKNQLDQEVEFLSSSIAQLKVVQTKYVEAKECLNVLNKNNEGKELLVPLTSSMYVPGKLHDVEHVLIDVGTGYYVEKSADDAKDFFKRKIDFLTKQMEKIQPALQEKHAMKQAIMEMMSQKIQQLTALGASQAAAAKA